The genomic segment ccgaagaagaggagatatgttgccgggcgactaatccctccgaatctgagcgtgtgtctctgccctagcaGTAGTTGCTGTAAATGAAAAGGCCAGTATTATCCCTATGTTGTAATATTTCTGGGTGTTTCTTTGAATGTTTAATCTGTTTAAATTGGGGAAAGTGCAGTGGAGTAGTTGCCTTTGCCTTGCTAAGGTTTCTTGTTTGTAATGCACCAACTTATTGGGcaaactattagtgatgggcgaatgtgtcccgttttgcttcgctgaaaaattctctaagcagtgaaaaaatttgcaaaaaattcacaaaaagaagtcaatgggtgtcaaaatcattttgatgcgagcgacaatttttatacacgtgactattttgtccaaatgcattaatgtcaatgggcgtctgaatcatCTTGACGCGGCAGAATTTTTcacgaaacacggaaatttgccgcgaattcatgcctggcgaatttattcacccatcactgcagCCTTTTGATCTTTGTATTGATCCCAATGGGAAGGGTCTCTGGATGAAAAATCAGGGAGACGTctaataaatgtatgtttctCTATTGCTCTGGTGGCATTAAATTTAACTggattttctagatttttttctcAAGATCTGGCAGCCTTGGGGTAGTCGACATTTTGATTTGGGATCACTGTGGTCTGAACACTTTGATAGTTAGACTCTGACTCAGAACTGCTGCTTTGTTAAGAGAAGGGTATATACAACCTGTGGCCAGTGGAATGATGgtagttgcagttcagcaacatcttATTGCTAAATACAGGCAGAATACCACTACATGCTGAAGTTTGTTTGTTCTTGTTTCTTCATTGTGACTATACCACAACAAAGCAGAAAAATGCCTGTCCCATTGTCCTTTTATTGCACCTCTCCCGGTGTGACTTTTCTGcagctttagggctagtccacacggggagatagccctgcgtttgcggtcgcggcgacaaagcgccgcgccagccgccgcgaccggcgcaggcgacagttttgtatgggcgcctatgtaaaaacgcctgtgctaaccacacgaggcgatgcgcttttcaacagtcgcctgaaaaagcctggcgaggcattttcaggcgactgttgaaaagcgcatcgcctcgtgtggttagcacaggcgtttttacataggcgcccatacaaaactgtcgcctgcgccggtcgcggcgactggcgcggcgctttgtcgccgcgaccgcaaacgcaaggctatctccccgtgtggaatagcccttaaggcagagacacatgctcagattcagggagatttaattgcccggcaataaatcgactttctgggcgactaatctcgccaaactgcctcccgccagctataatCTAAATCGTTGGCagtatggcactcggagcacatagttttccgaagtcgcccaaagtttcctcgtgaggcaacttcgggcgacttcataaaacgaagcgcaccgattgccttCCCGCcaacaatttacattctagctggcgggaggcagttcggaggcagattagtcgccccgaagaagaggagatttggcgcTGGGCGACCAATGtccccgaatctaagcgtgtgtctctgcccttatagttcAAACGACCATGTTGCTTGACTTGTCTCAAGCATTCTCATAGTGCAACATATATGGGACAGtccaaaaatcttttaaaaaagggGTCGTGATTTTAGGGCAGATCAGTATTGATCATAGGTGTAGCCAAAAGccccattatttaaaggaaaacaatgaaagaatgaatgtaagcaatatggcaactcccACTTCATTTTAATGCATATATACAGGAAGGTTCTCTGCACATGTCCAACCCCTGCCTCCTGTCAATGAACTGAAGGCAACTGCCACCTTTGTCACTCACTTATGACCAGTCAAGTTATCAGCAGGCagcaccagggccaccatcagaatttgAGGGGGTCCCgttcaacaaaattttctgggcccccgtACAAGTAAACATTGATGGAGAAGGActtgtacaagtaaaaaaaaacaaaccttggTGGCCaaaccccaagttaaaaaaaatttgtttccagggcccccaagttaaaaaacaaaacatcagcAGCATGttgcccccccaagttaaaaaaacatcagcGGCCCGGGGcacccaaaatttaaaaaaaaaaaatcagcgccAAGggacccccaagttaaaaaaaatcagcctcCAGGTCCccatcaggttaaaaaaaacatcagcggCTTGGGCCCCtcctcaagttaaaaaaatcactagcggtcagggccccccaatttaaagaaaaaaattagggCCCAAAGGTTTAAAAAGATGTCCAGCATGGCTCGGCTCCTTCTTCGGTGCAACTCGGCTCGGTAGTCAAGGGGGACTTGGCTAATCCAGGAAACATTGCATGGCTAgccccccttaacatatagaagtCATCAAGCCTGGGACAattgtccccccccccagtgccccctgatggtggccctggacagCTCACAGGTGTTTCTCCACAACTGGTGCCGCTAAtctaaaagctgttttttttaacttgaaagttATGGCATTTTCTGGCTTTGCGTTTGCTTTTGTGCTTTCTTCTTACAATGCTTCAAGGCTGCAGCCCATCCTTGTGTAGCCAATTGACTGACCTTCTGCTTGGGATGAAAACACCATTGTCTGCATTGTTCCTTCTGAAGTTCTAAACAGAACTCTTCCCCCCTTCTGGTTTGTTCTTAGGCTTCATTTATCAGCACTCACTCATACCACCTCCTCGCTGACCTGGCTGACCTCACTAAAGGGACCTTAAAGGAGCATTTTATTGACCAGAAAATTGTACATGTTTTCCAAGGGTTTTTATGGCTATGGAGTAAAACAAGAGCCCTGCCGTGGGTGAGAGATGCTTAGTTCAAAAGATACTTCTTGTTAAAGTGTTAAAGCCAAGttccaacatttttgttttagggCCAGGATTCTGATTATATTTGCTTTGTAGCACGGAAGTCttaaagtgtttgtttttttttttgttgtgtccctTTTTATTTGCAACATAAACGATGGCTTTGCATGAGTAGATCTGCTTATTTTGCCACATCCATTTGGTCATTTGGCAGCAAATAGGACTGGGCAGCAAAAGAGAGAATAGTGAGCCTTATATACAATCCTTCAATATCAACTACAGGGCATTGTATGGAATTTACAGTATGTTCCACAGTCCCTGACTGCCCTCCATGTATTACATAAGATGGCCATATATCGATCTTGACCAATTACGTAGATCAGGGTTGTCCAACTGCTTAGGTCGAATGTGGTCCTTCAGAAGATTATTATCTTGATGCTTTACATCAGGGTCCCGAATCTATGTTATCTGtgccacatccaaatgtaaaagttatggagcaacacaagcacaaaaatagTTCATGggaggtaccaaataagggctgttggCTATTTTTGTAGCCCCTGTGTGGTCTGAccacctacaggagactctgtttggcagtacatctgggttttatgcaaccaaaacttgcctccattcaaaaataagctcctgctttgaggccactgggagcaacatccaaggggttgtgaatagggatgtcgcggactgttcgcccgcgaactaattcgcgcgaacatcgactattcgcgttcggcgaatgttcgcgaacgtcgcgcgacgttcgccaatttgggttcgccttagctggcgcttatttttgccctctcaccccagaccagcagatacatggcagccaatcaggaagctctccctcctggaccacccccacaccccctggaccactccccttccatatataaactgaagccctgcagcgttttttcattctgcctgtgtgtgcttggaagagctagtgtagggagagagctgttagtgatttgagggacagttgatagtaactttgctggctagtaatctacttgatactgctctgtattgtagggacagaactctgcagggatttgagggacattttaggttaggtagctttgctggctagtaatctaccttctactgcagtgctctgtatgtagctgctgtgggcagctgtcctgctgctgatctctcatctgcatctgttcttcaaacaactgccacctagctgtctaaatatcaataataataccgtctccagaaacaccacccgagtgacgtttttcaagcagcaataatatattccgtatccaacggctgtagtgtatacgttgaccttgcaggcattatttgcccagtctttaaccaagtgccacctagctgtgtgagctttttcacattccgtgtccagaaacatcacctgagtgacgtagtgtgatttctgccctttacagcacaaaacgcagcgctgtgtcaacaatggatttttcagatacatttttgcccttgatccccctctggcatgccactgtccaggtcgttgcaccctttaaacaactttaaaatcatttttctggccagaaatgtcttttctagcttttaaaattcgccttcccattgaagtctatggggttcgcgacgttcgcgaactattcgcatgttttgtcgcaagttcgcgaatatgttcgcgaacattttttccgccgttcgctacatccctagttgtgaacaacatgttgctcatgagccaccggttggggatcactcatttagattttgataaaccTCATTCTATAAcatcattgttttaaaataatttggttCCCAAATGTGACATAATGAATAAATGTTCCATGGCATGAGAAACGTGGGTACCACTGCTTTAGATGATTGGCCTATGTGTAGGGTTGccaattttctggaaaaaaataccagccttcctatatatttaacttttttccctattaataacattgggatcagccatcatttttaccggccaggctggtaaaatactggccaggtggcaaccctacctatgcATGGGACTAAAATGATGGCCTTAGTGAGTGAAACCTGGAACCCTGATCCCCTGGATTTCACAGCCCCTGTGTCCACTATAATATTCTTTGCTTCACCTTCAGTTTTACATTTCCAGTACCCCCTGTAATACACCACACAGTCCATGGTGGTCATCGTTGTGCATCTCATGTAGGTTCAAGCTACAATTATGCATAAATTATTGTTATAATGCCTGATGTCATTAAAAAAGGAAGAATAAGGCACGGATGCTGAAGAAATTGGTTAATGCCATAATTGTAACATCCCCTCTCTATTGTTTATTTTCAGTGAAAGTGGAGAAGATTGTGTTGGAAGCCACAGAAGCAATGGATATCTTTATTATCGAGGACGACTATAATGAGACCACAAACCTGTCTTTATTGGATTACCCTTATAACTTTACTGAGGTTGACGAGGTTCTCATTGGCAATGAAAATTCCAAACTGTTCATCCTTTACCTGGTTGTCTGTGCTCTGGGACTGATCGGAAACTCTCTGATCATCTATGTGGTCCTGCGGTACAGACAGATGAGGACAACGTCCAACATCTACGTGTTCAATTTGGCTTTAGGGGACCTGTTCTACATGCTCTGCTTGCTCTTGTTTGCGCTGGAAATTGCTTACACTGGCTGGCCGTTGGGGGTACATATGTGCAAGGTATTCTGGGCAGTGTCCACCACGGTTGCTTTCTCCAGCATATATTTCTTGACCACCATGTCTGTCTGCATCTGTATCCAAGTGCATTTTCCTATCTTCTACAGCAAGAGGTTGGGACCTAAGGCAGCCGTAGGGATCAGTATCTGCGTTTGGCTGATCTGTTTACTGCTTGGAATTCCTATATATATCTTTTCTGGTTTAAATATCACTGAAAGCTGCAAAATTAATTGGCCTGACTCCTTTTCATCGATTACCTTTACGGCATACCAGTTAGTCCTGGCCTTTGGGGTACCACTAATAATAATTTGCATCTGCCTGATCCTAACGGTTTTTACTACGAGGTGCTCTGCCCACAAAGGTGTAGACAAGACCAATATCATTTTTCTTGCTCTTCTCACTCTTGTATTCGTCATCATCTGGCTCCCGATATACGTTCTGGAGATGATGGCTGTGACAACCAATCTGATGGTATTCAGCGAGGAGGTCTACTACATCATTAGTCTCCTACCTTATCTGAAGTGCTGCATCTACCCAATCATGTATGGAACTTTATCCACAAGCTTCAGAGAGATCTTTAGGAGCATGTtctgctgcaaataattcaaagtcattaaaaaaaaaaattcagaccaaGAAGTCTGTGGATAAACAAGACCACTTTTTATTATCTTTGAATGAAGATTGAGATCTGGAGAGTCCTTCTAAAATCACATTGAAGACAATTAGAATGAACTGTTCATGGTCCCAACAATGTGATCTGAACATCACAGTGAAGCTTGCCatagaatattaaatatatttgtagTTCTCAGACATGtagatataatatattttaacccACATATTCAAGGAAAACTATAATCCAAGTATTTTTAACCCCTACTTGAGTGCCACAGTGGGAAATTAGGATCAGATTCTGATGGACTTTAGCTAAGGAGAATTCCCAGCAAATCTTTCTTATTCTCACAATAAACCTAAAACATTTTGCACTATCTAGGTATACATTTTGTGACATTAGGTATTGACCTAGGAGGCCCAGTCTGGCACTGCATTTAGCTCCCTAGGACAATGGATCCTCCAAGATCCCCCAGGGAAACTTGGAGCAGGAGCAGTGGGGCTCAACCTGAAACCAGTTAGATACTCTCCTGTGGCCAGCTATTATGTTTGCAGTAATCTAAAGGACAGTTGTATCAATCAACCTGATGTAGATGCAATTAAGTCCATCTTTAACTTCCTTTAGTTGATCTTTAGCTGTTTGTAAAGTCAATTGTATTGCAGTTGACTtttcttaaagatacagtacttggCATAAGTGGCCCATAGAACTTGAAAATAATGATATAAGTACAATGGATGATTAGCACCATGCCACACCTCCTAAATTTTAGGCCACACCTCAGATGTTCCTTCAAAACTTTCTGCTAAAGCCTCCCCCCAAGATCAAACAATATTGGGGCTGTCACACCTATATAGTGATATCTGTATACTTTGTGACATCCCATCTTGATAGAGCCAAATCATGTTCCCAGCCTGCTCTGAAACAACATGGGAGGTTTTATACATTACTCTGTATGGTGCTGGTCCCTGCAGCATTGTCTTTTAC from the Xenopus laevis strain J_2021 chromosome 9_10L, Xenopus_laevis_v10.1, whole genome shotgun sequence genome contains:
- the LOC108701662 gene encoding somatostatin receptor type 2, which encodes MDIFIIEDDYNETTNLSLLDYPYNFTEVDEVLIGNENSKLFILYLVVCALGLIGNSLIIYVVLRYRQMRTTSNIYVFNLALGDLFYMLCLLLFALEIAYTGWPLGVHMCKVFWAVSTTVAFSSIYFLTTMSVCICIQVHFPIFYSKRLGPKAAVGISICVWLICLLLGIPIYIFSGLNITESCKINWPDSFSSITFTAYQLVLAFGVPLIIICICLILTVFTTRCSAHKGVDKTNIIFLALLTLVFVIIWLPIYVLEMMAVTTNLMVFSEEVYYIISLLPYLKCCIYPIMYGTLSTSFREIFRSMFCCK